In Thalassospira sp. TSL5-1, the following are encoded in one genomic region:
- a CDS encoding ABC transporter permease — MNTVMEDGEPRRRPLKQRYPLTVLILQRLGLSAGLLLAVSILIFGGVEALPGDFAQTYLGQSATPQAVANIRAQLGLERPITTRYFEWLGNAVQGDFGKSWASGNSVSEQIGKRLGNSLFLAFCAAIISVPLAVGLGMLAVHFRNRIPDRIINIISLAAISLPEFFIGYLLILFFSVKFGVASFPATVYDGMSFGERLSAIALPTATLVLVVLAHMMRMTRAAIISVMSSAYMETAELKGLGAFKTIIKHAAPNAIAPIVNVVALNLAYLVVGVVVVEVVFVYPGMGQYMVDAVTVRDMPVVQACGLIFAAVYILLNMVADLIAIVANPKLRHPR, encoded by the coding sequence GTTAAAACAACGGTATCCGCTAACGGTTCTGATCCTGCAACGCCTTGGGCTGAGTGCAGGCCTGTTACTTGCCGTTTCGATCCTGATTTTTGGTGGTGTCGAGGCTCTGCCAGGCGATTTTGCCCAAACCTATCTTGGCCAGTCAGCCACCCCGCAGGCGGTTGCCAATATCCGGGCGCAGCTTGGCCTCGAACGCCCCATCACCACCCGCTATTTTGAATGGCTGGGCAATGCCGTGCAGGGCGATTTTGGCAAAAGCTGGGCCAGCGGCAATTCCGTTTCCGAACAAATCGGCAAACGTTTGGGCAATTCGCTATTTCTTGCCTTTTGTGCCGCCATCATTTCCGTGCCGCTGGCAGTCGGTCTTGGTATGCTAGCCGTGCATTTTCGCAACCGCATCCCGGACCGAATCATCAATATCATCTCGCTCGCGGCCATTTCCTTACCGGAATTTTTCATCGGCTACCTGCTGATCCTGTTTTTCTCCGTCAAGTTTGGCGTCGCCAGTTTCCCGGCCACGGTTTACGACGGCATGTCCTTTGGCGAGCGGCTTTCGGCCATTGCGCTGCCCACCGCCACCCTGGTGCTGGTTGTGCTGGCCCACATGATGCGCATGACCCGTGCGGCCATCATCAGTGTCATGTCATCGGCCTATATGGAAACGGCCGAGCTTAAGGGCCTTGGTGCCTTTAAAACCATTATCAAGCACGCTGCCCCCAACGCCATAGCGCCGATTGTCAATGTTGTCGCGCTGAACCTGGCCTATCTGGTGGTGGGTGTTGTCGTGGTCGAGGTGGTTTTTGTCTATCCTGGTATGGGGCAATATATGGTCGATGCCGTGACCGTGCGCGACATGCCCGTGGTGCAGGCCTGCGGCCTTATCTTTGCCGCCGTTTACATCCTGCTAAACATGGTTGCCGATCTGATCGCCATTGTTGCCAACCCGAAACTGAGGCACCCGCGATGA
- a CDS encoding ABC transporter ATP-binding protein, with product MANMLSVRNLQIGATVYPPGEAPNDIEIVHGVSFDLERGRVLGLIGESGAGKSTIGLSALAYGRGGVRITGGEVLLDGEDILKAGKQGIRQIRGARVCYVAQSAAAAFNPAHKLGDQVIEATLEHGLMTREEARARALYLFNILGLPDPDNFGDRYPHQVSGGQLQRAMTAMALCSNPELIVFDEPTTALDVTTQIDVLAAIKSAIEETNTAALYITHDLAVVAQISDDIMVLRNGETVEYGPVQQIIESPQEDYTKALISVRQTKQREARDQSQALLSVNNVSASYGNGFKVLHDVSLHVPRGQTLAVVGESGSGKSTLARVITGLLPPTDGSITFADEELPAQHKKRNRDQMRRIQLIYQMADTAMNPRQTVGQIIGRPLAFYFGLSGRKKKERVQELLDEIEMGSGFYDRYPAELSGGQKQRVAIARALAAEPELILCDEPTSALDPLVAEGILDLLMRLQAETSVSYLFITHDIAIVRAIADSVAVMLQGKLVDFGPRSSVLSPPFDDYTDLLLKSVPEMELGWLEKVLATRRMESAGN from the coding sequence ATGGCTAATATGTTATCGGTACGCAATTTACAAATTGGCGCCACGGTCTACCCACCCGGTGAAGCCCCCAATGACATCGAAATTGTCCACGGCGTTTCCTTTGACCTTGAACGGGGCAGGGTCCTGGGCCTGATCGGGGAATCTGGTGCGGGAAAATCCACCATCGGGCTGTCGGCCCTGGCCTATGGCCGGGGTGGGGTGCGCATTACCGGTGGCGAAGTTTTGCTCGATGGCGAGGATATCCTCAAGGCAGGCAAACAGGGCATTCGCCAAATTCGCGGTGCCCGGGTGTGTTATGTGGCCCAGTCTGCTGCGGCCGCGTTTAACCCGGCGCACAAGCTGGGCGATCAGGTGATCGAGGCAACCCTTGAACATGGCCTGATGACCCGCGAAGAAGCCCGTGCCCGTGCGCTTTATCTGTTTAATATTCTGGGCCTGCCCGACCCGGACAATTTTGGCGACCGTTACCCCCATCAGGTATCGGGCGGACAGTTGCAACGTGCCATGACAGCCATGGCACTGTGTTCCAACCCCGAACTGATCGTTTTTGACGAACCCACCACCGCGCTGGATGTTACCACCCAGATCGATGTTCTGGCAGCGATCAAAAGCGCGATTGAGGAAACAAACACCGCTGCCCTCTACATCACCCACGATCTGGCTGTTGTTGCCCAGATTTCCGATGACATCATGGTCCTGCGCAACGGCGAGACGGTTGAATATGGCCCGGTCCAGCAAATTATCGAATCCCCGCAGGAAGACTATACCAAGGCGCTGATTTCCGTTCGCCAAACCAAACAGCGCGAAGCCAGGGACCAGTCCCAGGCGCTGCTGTCGGTTAATAATGTCTCGGCATCCTATGGCAATGGTTTCAAGGTGCTGCACGATGTATCACTGCATGTGCCGCGCGGGCAAACGCTGGCCGTGGTTGGGGAATCCGGATCTGGCAAATCAACGCTGGCCCGGGTCATCACCGGGCTTTTGCCCCCCACCGACGGGTCGATTACCTTTGCCGATGAAGAACTGCCTGCGCAGCACAAAAAACGCAACCGCGACCAGATGCGCCGCATTCAGTTGATTTACCAAATGGCCGATACCGCCATGAATCCACGCCAGACAGTGGGGCAAATCATTGGTCGCCCGTTAGCGTTTTATTTCGGCCTGAGTGGTCGCAAGAAAAAGGAACGGGTGCAGGAACTGCTAGATGAAATCGAAATGGGTTCGGGTTTTTACGACCGCTACCCCGCCGAACTTTCCGGCGGGCAAAAACAGCGTGTCGCCATCGCCCGCGCCCTTGCCGCCGAACCGGAACTGATCCTGTGTGACGAACCAACCTCGGCCTTGGACCCGCTGGTGGCGGAAGGCATCCTGGATCTGCTAATGCGTTTGCAGGCGGAAACCAGTGTTTCCTATCTGTTCATCACGCATGACATTGCCATTGTCCGCGCCATTGCCGATTCCGTCGCGGTCATGCTGCAAGGCAAGCTGGTGGATTTCGGCCCGCGTTCCAGTGTGCTCTCGCCCCCGTTTGATGACTACACCGATCTTTTGCTTAAATCGGTGCCGGAAATGGAACTGGGCTGGCTGGAAAAGGTCCTGGCAACCCGCCGCATGGAAAGTGCCGGCAACTGA
- a CDS encoding ABC transporter permease translates to MRLREIPITAWIGIIGLVLAFGCAIFAPLLAPYGEREIVGDVWLAADAHFLLGTDNLGRDLLSRLIYGARTTLFVALTASVLSFSIGIFLSFTAAVSRGIIDQGLSRFNDLMMSIPTLIFALVVLAVLPQNLWILIVVMAVLDSTRVYRLGRAVALDVAVMEFVEAAKLRGEGKMWIIFREILPNTLTPLLAEFGLRFAFSILFLSTLSFLGLGIQPPAADWGGMVKDNKDGIIFGISAALIPGGAIAALAICVNMIVDWLLKRTSSLKGGRGDG, encoded by the coding sequence ATGAGATTACGTGAAATTCCCATTACCGCCTGGATCGGCATTATCGGCCTGGTTCTGGCATTTGGCTGTGCCATTTTTGCCCCGCTGCTGGCCCCTTACGGCGAACGCGAAATTGTCGGCGATGTCTGGCTTGCCGCCGATGCCCATTTCCTTCTCGGGACCGATAATCTCGGCCGTGACCTGCTTTCGCGCCTGATTTATGGTGCCCGGACCACGCTGTTTGTCGCCCTGACGGCCTCGGTTCTGTCCTTCTCGATCGGTATTTTCCTTAGCTTCACTGCTGCTGTGTCGCGCGGTATCATTGATCAGGGCCTGTCGCGCTTTAACGATCTGATGATGTCGATCCCGACCCTGATATTCGCGCTTGTGGTATTGGCGGTGCTGCCGCAAAACCTCTGGATCCTGATTGTCGTCATGGCGGTTCTGGATTCCACCCGTGTTTACCGGCTGGGCCGTGCGGTGGCACTCGATGTCGCCGTGATGGAATTTGTCGAAGCCGCCAAACTGCGCGGTGAAGGCAAAATGTGGATCATTTTCCGCGAAATCCTGCCCAATACCCTCACCCCGCTTCTGGCCGAATTTGGTCTGCGCTTCGCCTTTTCCATCCTGTTTCTCTCTACTCTGTCCTTTCTGGGCCTCGGCATTCAACCGCCAGCGGCAGACTGGGGCGGCATGGTCAAGGATAACAAGGATGGCATCATCTTTGGCATTTCCGCGGCCCTTATTCCCGGTGGCGCAATTGCCGCCCTGGCAATTTGCGTGAATATGATTGTGGACTGGTTGCTGAAACGAACATCCAGCCTGAAGGGAGGCCGCGGAGATGGCTAA